In Carcharodon carcharias isolate sCarCar2 chromosome 33, sCarCar2.pri, whole genome shotgun sequence, a genomic segment contains:
- the ponzr6 gene encoding plac8 onzin related protein 6, giving the protein MAAPVIVMAQPQQTSTTTTIISTQPKGWNTGIFGCCEDCGICCCAFWCMPCFMCKTVDQFGECLCLPLLDTSFNACGYISVGAIPPISLSMRAAFRERNGIPGSIFNDCCIMYWCNSCGWCQIAREMKARRNAVTVVNASTTVLPHPTYMPQPGYNPQQPYMPPANQMAPYLQK; this is encoded by the exons ATGGCTGCTCCTGTCATTGTGATGGCGCAGCCACAAcaaacctccaccaccaccaccatcatcagcaCGCAGCCCAAAGGCTGGAACACCGGGATCTTCGGATGCTGTGAAGATTGTGGAATCT GTTGCTGTGCATTCTGGTGCATGCCATGCTTCATGTGCAAGACGGTGGATCAGTTTGGCGAGTGCCTCTGCCTACCTCTGCTGGACACGTCCTTTAACGCCTGCGGCTACATCAGCGTAGGAGCGATTCCTCCCATCTCCCTCTCGATGCGAGCTGCCTTCCGTGAGCGCAATGGAATCCCG GGCTCCATCTTCAATGACTGTTGCATCATGTACTGGTGTAACTCCTGTGGCTGGTGCCAGATAGCACGGGAGATGAAGGCACGGAGGAACGCAGTGACGGTGGTTAATGCCAGCACAACGGTGCTGCCTCACCCAACTTACATGCCCCAACCTGGCTACAACCCCCAGCAGCCTTACATGCCACCGGCTAACCAAATGGCGCCCTACCTCCAGAAATGA